The Nitriliruptor alkaliphilus DSM 45188 genome includes a region encoding these proteins:
- a CDS encoding BTAD domain-containing putative transcriptional regulator, translating to MDFAILGTIEATSDGRPVDLGPPKQRAVLAALLLHANEIVATDRLVGFLWGDDPPRTAAHSIQIYVSDLRKRFDEAGTSAVITTRTPGYVLHAEPDAVDAARFERLVVDGGRAVRTGDVRAGAEALRDALRMWRGPPLAELRYADFTQPHIRHLEELHAQAVEAFADAGLRLDDAQAALTGLSSLVEEQPFRERARELQLLALYRCGRQADALRTYETFRHQLREELGLDPSPALRQLQGRILLQDTTLFGAPAALGGADPSRNPFKGLRPFTEDDRADFFGRQDLVEQLCEALASGGPLVTVVGPSGSGKSSVVAAGLIPALRDGAVAGSSAWRIVSIVPGDDPEAELAAALSGPTTDTLLWIDQFEELFNLGEDAAADLLRDLVAALVDEDRRVRAVVTIRADFYDRPLLHSGFAELFSARVVSVLPLTVTQLGAAITEPTRRTGVEIEPALVAELISDAAGRPGALPLFQYVLTELFEHRQDQTVTLGSYHDLGGLQGALSRRAEDLYGRFSPSEQVLAEQVLLRLVTPGDGSRDVRRRTRASELTGLDLDPVELAGVLDRFGHHRLVTFDRDAASGEATVEVAHEALLEAWDRLRGWIDQHRGDLRQLEHLTAAVDEWIASGRDAGYLLAGGRLDHYRAWSERTTLVLTAQAHAYLEASRDQHQVVIVADPSEVSAIHRLLKSGADRATAELGIRVEHIATVSDTTLERVADEGVPLLVVVRNRVAKRDHAREHPETHFVVLDSVYDPHPNVTYARFAEHEGSFLVGAAAALTSATGRIGFIGAIVDLPILWRFQAGFEAGARHVAPDIEIDSVYLTGHPDSSGFESPTLAAHAATALYRGGADVVYHAAGHAGLGLFETAVAESGRQARHLWAIGVDADEYRNEHVYGGTKLWDYGPDDWKPHLLTSMLKRFDRAVHDSIVDFRAGRLEAGLRTFDLANGGVDYATSGGFIDHLVPQLENLKADIVAGRIEVPTVPDEPPRLAR from the coding sequence GTGGACTTCGCCATCCTCGGCACGATCGAGGCGACCAGCGACGGCCGTCCGGTCGACCTCGGCCCGCCCAAGCAGCGCGCGGTCCTCGCCGCCCTGCTGCTCCACGCGAACGAGATCGTCGCGACCGACCGCCTGGTCGGGTTCCTGTGGGGAGACGACCCACCCCGGACCGCCGCGCACTCGATCCAGATCTACGTGTCGGATCTCCGCAAGCGGTTCGACGAGGCCGGCACATCGGCGGTCATCACGACGCGTACGCCCGGCTACGTCCTCCACGCCGAACCCGACGCGGTGGACGCGGCCCGCTTCGAACGGCTCGTGGTCGACGGTGGTCGCGCGGTCCGCACCGGCGACGTCCGCGCTGGTGCGGAGGCACTGCGCGATGCCCTGCGGATGTGGCGCGGCCCTCCGCTCGCCGAACTGAGATACGCCGACTTCACGCAACCCCACATTCGTCACCTCGAGGAGCTCCACGCCCAAGCCGTGGAAGCCTTCGCCGACGCCGGACTCCGCCTGGACGATGCTCAGGCCGCGCTCACGGGGCTGAGCAGCCTCGTCGAGGAGCAGCCGTTCCGTGAGCGGGCTCGTGAGCTGCAGCTGCTCGCCCTGTACCGCTGCGGACGACAGGCGGACGCGCTGCGGACCTACGAGACCTTCCGCCACCAGCTACGGGAGGAACTCGGACTCGATCCGTCCCCCGCGCTCCGGCAGCTGCAGGGTCGTATCCTGCTACAGGACACGACCCTGTTCGGCGCTCCAGCCGCGCTCGGAGGAGCGGACCCGTCGAGGAACCCGTTCAAGGGACTGCGTCCGTTCACCGAGGACGACCGGGCCGACTTCTTCGGACGGCAGGACCTCGTCGAGCAGCTGTGCGAAGCGCTGGCTTCCGGCGGACCGCTCGTGACCGTGGTCGGTCCGTCCGGCTCCGGGAAGTCGAGCGTGGTGGCCGCCGGCCTCATCCCGGCGTTGCGCGATGGTGCGGTCGCAGGGTCCTCGGCATGGCGCATCGTGAGCATCGTTCCGGGCGACGATCCGGAGGCCGAGCTCGCGGCGGCGCTCTCGGGACCGACGACCGACACCCTGCTGTGGATCGACCAGTTCGAGGAGCTCTTCAACCTCGGCGAGGATGCCGCCGCCGATCTCCTCCGCGACCTCGTCGCCGCGCTCGTCGACGAGGACCGCCGGGTGCGGGCGGTGGTCACCATCCGCGCGGACTTCTACGACCGGCCGCTGCTCCACTCTGGGTTCGCGGAGCTGTTCTCGGCACGCGTGGTCAGCGTCCTGCCGCTGACGGTCACGCAGCTCGGGGCGGCGATCACCGAGCCGACCCGCCGCACCGGGGTCGAGATCGAGCCGGCGCTGGTCGCCGAGCTCATCAGCGACGCAGCAGGTCGGCCCGGAGCGCTCCCGCTGTTCCAGTACGTCCTGACCGAGCTGTTCGAGCACCGCCAGGATCAGACGGTCACCCTGGGTTCCTACCACGACCTCGGCGGCCTGCAGGGCGCGCTGTCGCGCCGCGCCGAGGACCTCTACGGCCGATTCAGCCCGTCGGAGCAGGTGCTGGCCGAGCAGGTCCTCCTCCGGCTCGTGACGCCCGGGGACGGTTCGCGCGACGTGCGCCGCCGGACTCGAGCCAGCGAGCTGACCGGCCTCGACCTCGACCCGGTGGAGCTGGCAGGCGTGCTGGACCGCTTCGGTCACCACCGGCTGGTGACCTTCGACCGCGATGCGGCCAGCGGGGAGGCGACCGTCGAGGTCGCGCACGAGGCGTTGCTCGAGGCGTGGGACCGGCTGCGGGGCTGGATCGACCAGCACCGCGGTGACCTCCGCCAGCTCGAGCACCTCACGGCCGCCGTCGACGAGTGGATCGCGTCCGGACGCGACGCCGGCTACCTGCTCGCGGGTGGTCGACTCGACCACTACCGCGCCTGGAGCGAGCGCACGACGTTGGTCCTCACGGCGCAGGCGCACGCCTACCTCGAGGCGAGCCGAGACCAGCACCAGGTGGTCATCGTGGCCGACCCGAGCGAGGTAAGCGCGATCCACAGGCTGCTGAAGTCGGGCGCCGATCGGGCCACGGCAGAGCTCGGTATCCGCGTCGAGCACATCGCGACCGTCTCCGACACGACGCTCGAGCGGGTCGCCGACGAGGGGGTGCCGCTGCTCGTGGTGGTCCGCAACCGTGTGGCCAAACGCGACCACGCACGGGAGCACCCCGAGACCCACTTCGTGGTGCTGGACAGCGTGTACGACCCGCACCCCAACGTCACCTACGCACGCTTCGCCGAACACGAGGGATCGTTCCTCGTCGGCGCCGCGGCCGCCTTGACGAGCGCGACGGGCCGCATCGGGTTCATCGGCGCGATCGTCGACCTGCCGATCCTCTGGCGGTTCCAGGCCGGCTTCGAAGCCGGTGCACGACACGTCGCCCCGGATATCGAGATCGACAGCGTCTACCTGACCGGGCACCCCGACAGCAGCGGGTTCGAGAGCCCGACCCTGGCCGCACACGCCGCCACCGCCCTCTACCGCGGCGGAGCGGACGTCGTCTACCACGCCGCGGGACACGCCGGGCTCGGGCTGTTCGAGACCGCCGTCGCGGAGAGCGGTCGCCAGGCCCGACATCTGTGGGCGATCGGCGTCGACGCGGACGAGTACCGCAACGAACACGTGTACGGCGGCACGAAGCTGTGGGACTACGGCCCTGACGACTGGAAGCCGCACCTGCTCACCTCGATGCTCAAGCGCTTCGACCGCGCGGTTCACGACTCGATCGTCGACTTCCGCGCCGGACGGCTCGAGGCCGGCCTCAGGACGTTCGACCTCGCCAACGGCGGTGTCGATTACGCCACGAGCGGCGGGTTCATCGACCACCTCGTCCCGCAGCTGGAGAACTTGAAGGCCGACATCGTCGCCGGCCGCATCGAGGTGCCGACGGTCCCCGACGAACCCCCGCGGTTGGCCCGGTAG
- a CDS encoding S1 family peptidase, giving the protein MKTRSKFATTTAAVVVALTVGLVPASAADERAADAPASEQVELDLSAEAAAIARDTGVPVSEVEQALLNVDRIDATHRLARTLLGGAFAGFWTEPATARMSVAAAGGVPPAVQARLVAVSEGLDLTFVAAVHPLRDLEAVVRVLPDDLGWHQAGVDPVANAVALEAHPGRGAQVAVEVAARFPNIPFTVNESEPVELAQLVPDTCVSRRNCTPVARGGVEIFFGPETTGPRPVCSSGFTGVRDGAHVVYTAGHCQGANVRVSHAGVTWGTMLVSRFSGDTDGAVFSQVAPWQPSNMAYWNDNVKTHRITARRVTADQYVGEASCKLGRTTGNTCGTITAVNRDIIVGGTLLTGQTFTNACALPGDSGGSVLRTSTAQGIVSGARFHFDEAGGAVCPRQAADRLMSYTPIRRIEARVGGVVRTTAP; this is encoded by the coding sequence GTGAAGACCCGTTCGAAGTTCGCGACGACGACCGCCGCGGTCGTCGTCGCTCTGACGGTAGGCCTGGTACCTGCCTCCGCAGCCGACGAGCGTGCCGCTGACGCGCCCGCCTCCGAACAGGTGGAGCTCGACCTCAGCGCGGAGGCTGCCGCTATCGCCCGCGACACCGGCGTCCCGGTTTCCGAGGTGGAGCAGGCGCTGCTGAACGTGGACCGGATCGACGCGACCCACCGGCTGGCACGCACGCTGCTCGGTGGCGCGTTCGCCGGGTTCTGGACCGAGCCGGCGACCGCCCGCATGTCCGTCGCTGCCGCGGGCGGTGTGCCACCGGCTGTTCAAGCCCGGCTCGTTGCGGTCAGCGAAGGTCTCGACCTCACGTTCGTTGCCGCCGTACACCCGCTGCGTGACCTCGAAGCGGTGGTCAGGGTGCTTCCCGACGACCTGGGATGGCACCAGGCCGGTGTCGACCCTGTCGCGAACGCGGTCGCGCTGGAGGCGCATCCTGGACGAGGCGCGCAGGTTGCAGTTGAGGTCGCCGCCCGGTTCCCCAACATCCCGTTCACGGTGAACGAGAGCGAACCGGTCGAGCTGGCACAGCTCGTGCCCGACACGTGCGTGAGTCGTAGGAACTGCACCCCGGTCGCCCGCGGAGGGGTCGAGATCTTCTTCGGGCCGGAGACGACCGGGCCGCGGCCGGTGTGCAGCTCGGGCTTCACCGGTGTTCGGGACGGCGCGCACGTGGTGTACACCGCAGGGCACTGCCAAGGCGCCAACGTTCGAGTGAGCCACGCCGGTGTCACCTGGGGCACGATGCTTGTCTCACGGTTCAGCGGCGACACCGACGGGGCGGTGTTCAGCCAGGTCGCACCGTGGCAGCCGAGCAACATGGCGTACTGGAACGACAACGTGAAGACGCACCGCATCACCGCGCGCAGGGTCACCGCCGACCAGTACGTCGGCGAGGCCAGCTGCAAGCTCGGCCGGACCACGGGGAACACCTGCGGAACCATCACTGCGGTCAACCGGGACATCATCGTCGGCGGGACGCTCTTGACCGGGCAGACGTTCACCAACGCCTGTGCTCTGCCTGGTGACTCCGGAGGGTCGGTCCTGCGGACCAGTACCGCTCAGGGCATCGTTTCAGGCGCAAGGTTCCACTTCGACGAAGCTGGAGGTGCGGTGTGCCCACGCCAGGCCGCAGATCGGCTCATGTCGTACACCCCGATCCGGAGGATCGAGGCCCGCGTCGGCGGTGTGGTGCGGACAACGGCCCCGTGA
- a CDS encoding helix-turn-helix domain-containing protein: MDNDRAERFTALDEQLESALRAASDQPTVVVVGDGEPVALPRQTLKTLHKVVHGLASGTEPLLTTTEAADFLGVSRPYLTRLLKADRLPYRKKGNRHLVPAEALREFKAHRDRQLDQLDRLAEAEENLGLR; this comes from the coding sequence ATGGACAACGACCGTGCGGAACGCTTCACCGCGCTCGACGAGCAGCTCGAGAGCGCGCTGCGTGCCGCGAGCGATCAGCCGACCGTGGTCGTGGTCGGCGACGGCGAGCCGGTCGCACTCCCCCGCCAGACGCTCAAGACCCTGCACAAGGTCGTCCACGGCCTGGCCTCAGGGACCGAGCCGCTGCTGACCACCACCGAAGCGGCCGACTTCCTCGGCGTCTCGCGGCCGTACCTGACCCGGCTGCTCAAGGCCGACCGGCTCCCCTACCGCAAGAAGGGCAACCGGCACCTCGTTCCGGCCGAGGCGCTCCGCGAGTTCAAGGCGCACCGTGACCGCCAGCTCGACCAGCTCGACCGCCTCGCCGAAGCCGAGGAGAACCTGGGTCTGCGGTGA
- a CDS encoding S-layer homology domain-containing protein yields MAGSPTSPLGAHFDDVPSSAYFSVATRWARAKGVTAGCTSTSFCPANNVTRSQFVVMLHRFAGSPNHGTSHGFSDVATSGEVAQAVTWGKKYEIVMGTTSTTFSLGNAVTRAQVARFLYRYANKPAAEGANRIQLGVTRPAQTF; encoded by the coding sequence ATGGCCGGCTCACCCACTTCGCCGCTCGGTGCCCACTTCGACGACGTGCCCTCCAGTGCGTACTTCTCGGTGGCGACGCGGTGGGCGCGGGCCAAGGGTGTCACCGCGGGTTGCACCAGCACGTCGTTCTGCCCGGCGAACAACGTCACCCGCAGCCAGTTCGTGGTGATGCTCCACCGCTTCGCCGGGTCACCGAACCACGGCACCAGCCACGGGTTCAGTGACGTGGCGACCAGTGGCGAGGTCGCCCAGGCCGTCACCTGGGGTAAGAAGTACGAGATCGTCATGGGCACTACCTCGACGACGTTCTCGCTGGGCAACGCCGTCACCCGCGCCCAGGTCGCGCGTTTCCTGTACCGCTACGCGAACAAGCCGGCAGCCGAGGGTGCGAACCGCATCCAGCTCGGGGTGACCCGTCCGGCGCAGACCTTCTGA
- a CDS encoding S-layer homology domain-containing protein, whose product MGPTTRVTALVVAATAALTLTAGAGPAAARGDDGRRTTLELSPDRQVGQGQLLRASGVCFIAPDTPGRHVFVMMSRVVEPGSGLTRDDFDGVRAPVLADGSWHTALRIPDRLLPGMYHVYVDCLHGNHAYNVAERRIEVTGTDPRPRFVDVPDGYQHAEAIRTLAARGITLGCGGGRFCPTDPLTRAQAASLLARALELERGGQPTFDDVDPDSVHAGAIAALERAGIVRGCAPGRYCPTRGLRRDETATLIDRSFEPDVDGSGYHWYFTDVRPDSPHIDAIAVVALEEIMRGCDDRRFCPTTTITRAQAARTLHRALHLGD is encoded by the coding sequence GTGGGTCCGACCACACGGGTCACCGCGCTGGTGGTGGCAGCAACTGCAGCGCTGACGCTGACGGCAGGCGCCGGCCCGGCTGCGGCGCGAGGCGATGATGGCCGTCGGACCACCCTGGAGCTCTCGCCCGACCGCCAGGTCGGCCAGGGCCAGCTCCTGCGGGCCTCGGGGGTGTGCTTCATCGCGCCGGACACACCCGGCCGACACGTGTTCGTGATGATGTCGCGGGTGGTGGAGCCCGGCTCGGGGCTGACCCGCGATGACTTCGACGGAGTCAGGGCGCCGGTGCTGGCCGATGGGTCGTGGCACACGGCGCTACGCATCCCCGACCGACTGCTGCCCGGCATGTACCACGTGTACGTCGACTGCCTGCACGGCAATCACGCGTACAACGTGGCGGAACGCCGTATCGAGGTGACCGGGACCGACCCACGCCCGCGGTTCGTGGACGTGCCCGACGGCTACCAGCACGCCGAGGCGATCCGGACCCTGGCCGCCCGCGGCATCACCCTGGGCTGCGGCGGAGGCCGGTTCTGCCCCACCGACCCGCTGACCCGCGCCCAGGCCGCCTCGCTGCTGGCCCGAGCGCTCGAACTCGAACGCGGCGGCCAGCCAACCTTCGACGATGTCGACCCCGACTCGGTCCACGCCGGCGCCATCGCCGCCCTGGAGCGGGCCGGGATCGTGCGCGGCTGCGCCCCCGGCCGCTACTGCCCCACCCGTGGCCTGCGCCGCGACGAGACCGCCACCTTGATCGACCGCAGCTTCGAACCCGACGTCGACGGCAGCGGCTACCACTGGTACTTCACCGACGTCCGGCCCGACTCACCCCACATCGACGCGATCGCGGTCGTGGCGCTCGAGGAGATCATGCGCGGCTGCGACGACCGGCGCTTCTGCCCGACCACGACCATCACCCGAGCCCAAGCCGCCCGCACCCTGCACCGCGCCCTGCACCTCGGAGACTGA
- a CDS encoding IS3 family transposase (programmed frameshift) gives MSTIGPSGTPNSRRYSPEEKAQAVRMVQALRTELGATQGTVARVAKQLGYGVESVRQWVKQAEIDGGERPGTTSSDAERLRQLEQENRELKRANAILRSASGFLRGGARPPTEVMVAYIDAHKDEFGVEPICQQLPIAPSTYYAAKSREPSARMLRDAVLMPLLLTLWTANYEVYGIRKMWKALQRAGEAVGRDQVARLMRELGIQGARRGKRIRTTRPDASAARHPDLVDRQFIAERPNLLWVTDLTVVPTWGGAVYVCFITDAFSRMIVGWRVATHMRTDMVLDALEMARWKRNSQLEGLVCHSDAGSQFTSIRYGERLAELGAVPSIGSVGDSYDNALAEAVNSLYKTELIRRKGPWRNVDDVELATLGWVHWFNHERLHSTLGDIPPVEFETATYSQRAETSHPVGIQ, from the exons ATGAGCACGATCGGTCCGTCGGGGACGCCGAACTCGCGTCGGTACAGCCCTGAGGAGAAGGCCCAGGCGGTGCGGATGGTCCAGGCGTTGCGTACCGAGCTCGGGGCTACCCAGGGAACGGTCGCCCGGGTCGCCAAGCAGCTGGGCTACGGGGTGGAGTCGGTGCGCCAGTGGGTCAAGCAGGCCGAGATCGACGGCGGTGAGCGGCCCGGCACCACGAGCAGCGATGCGGAGCGGTTGCGGCAACTGGAGCAGGAGAACCGGGAGCTGAAGCGCGCCAACGCCATCTTGCGGTCGGCGTCGG GCTTTCTTCGCGGCGGAGCTCGACCGCCCACAGAGGTGATGGTCGCCTACATCGACGCGCACAAGGACGAGTTCGGGGTCGAGCCGATCTGCCAACAGCTGCCGATCGCCCCGTCGACGTACTACGCCGCCAAGTCCCGTGAGCCGTCCGCGAGGATGCTGCGGGATGCGGTGCTGATGCCGCTGCTGTTGACGCTGTGGACCGCGAACTACGAGGTCTACGGGATCCGCAAGATGTGGAAGGCGCTGCAGCGCGCCGGCGAGGCGGTCGGTCGCGACCAGGTCGCCCGGTTGATGCGTGAGCTGGGGATCCAGGGCGCCCGTCGGGGCAAACGCATCCGGACCACCCGACCGGACGCCTCCGCGGCACGTCACCCGGATCTCGTGGACCGGCAGTTCATCGCCGAGCGGCCGAACCTGCTGTGGGTCACCGACCTGACCGTGGTGCCGACCTGGGGCGGTGCGGTCTACGTGTGCTTCATCACCGACGCGTTCTCGCGGATGATCGTCGGCTGGCGGGTGGCGACCCACATGCGCACCGACATGGTTCTCGACGCGCTCGAGATGGCCCGATGGAAACGCAACAGCCAGCTCGAAGGACTGGTCTGCCACTCCGATGCCGGCTCGCAGTTCACCTCCATCCGCTACGGCGAGCGGCTCGCCGAGCTCGGCGCCGTCCCCTCCATCGGATCAGTCGGCGACAGCTACGACAACGCCCTGGCAGAAGCCGTCAACAGCCTCTACAAGACCGAGCTGATCCGCCGAAAGGGACCATGGCGCAACGTCGACGACGTCGAGCTCGCCACCCTCGGCTGGGTCCACTGGTTCAACCACGAACGGCTGCACTCCACCCTGGGTGACATCCCTCCCGTGGAGTTCGAGACCGCCACCTACAGTCAGCGAGCGGAGACCAGCCACCCGGTTGGAATCCAATGA
- a CDS encoding site-specific integrase — translation MRNIHGCLHVALQAAVTRGYLPRNVADLANPPKARRARSRNARDHCWTRDQLLAFLDHTRDHPDQLHPLWFLIATTGLRRAEALALRWSDLDGARLTIRQTVTVADGVTIWQHDAKSDDSERSIALDTRTLAVLHDHRRRQLEQRLAAGPAWSTHGQDHDLIFTRPDGTAIPPKRASQTFTHHVDRAGLPRIGVHGLRHTWATLALRAGVPIKVVSERIGHADPAVTMQVYAHALEGDDATAAELTATAIFGDR, via the coding sequence GTGCGCAACATCCACGGCTGCCTCCACGTCGCGCTCCAAGCCGCCGTGACCCGCGGCTACCTGCCCCGCAACGTCGCCGACCTCGCCAACCCGCCCAAGGCCCGACGGGCCCGCTCACGCAACGCCCGCGACCACTGCTGGACCCGCGACCAGCTCCTGGCCTTCCTCGACCACACCCGCGACCACCCCGACCAGCTCCACCCCCTGTGGTTCCTCATCGCCACCACCGGCCTACGACGCGCCGAAGCGCTCGCGCTGCGCTGGAGCGACCTCGACGGCGCACGTCTCACCATCCGCCAGACCGTTACCGTCGCCGACGGCGTCACCATCTGGCAGCACGACGCCAAGAGCGACGACAGCGAACGCTCCATCGCGCTCGACACCCGCACCCTCGCCGTCCTCCACGACCACCGCCGCCGACAACTCGAGCAGCGGCTCGCCGCCGGTCCCGCCTGGTCCACCCACGGCCAGGACCACGATCTGATCTTCACCCGCCCCGACGGCACCGCCATCCCACCCAAACGCGCCTCCCAGACCTTCACCCACCACGTCGACCGCGCCGGCCTGCCCCGCATCGGCGTCCACGGCCTACGCCACACCTGGGCCACCCTCGCGCTACGCGCCGGGGTGCCCATCAAGGTCGTGTCCGAACGCATCGGCCACGCCGACCCCGCCGTCACCATGCAGGTCTACGCCCACGCCCTCGAAGGCGACGACGCCACCGCCGCCGAACTCACCGCCACCGCCATCTTCGGCGACCGATGA
- a CDS encoding ABC transporter substrate-binding protein, with product MWSRGRRSHTRRRSFALLLALLLLTAACTGDDTPDPQPPASPTAAPEDLPTGGGTLRIGLANDPRSIDPRFVADEEGELIVGALFEPLVRIDARGRAVPGAARAWSVSDDGTEITFTLREATFHDGQPVTATDVKRTFDRIADGTADPPSFLAYLLSPIVGADAAAEGGGDLEGVEVVDETTVVIRLVEPQPRYLLTLADPSLVPTPEAADEDPEGFGEAPIGNGPYSLVGPREPGGFVRLARVEGHHREPELDEVVLQIYPDDPARNRQWADLEAGLLHVADVGPAHLEEAAATYGISEDGSSGPGLLDGATSTVTMLGFDLTVPPFDDPVVRRALSQSIDRDALVEEVFGGTRRSADRLVPEGIPGSQSGACDHCRYDPEGAAALLEDAEIELPEEIEFTFNRGATNAAVAERIAADVSDALGVEVVLVPLELREYVPAVRRGEAPWFRLGWEANAPDPGAYLDPLFHSRNVGLDNLTRYADEETDELLDAGRRATSEPEAVEAYAAAERRILDAVAVAPLVVNEHARVVTEDIEGLVWLPSGRVDLAVVRFVQD from the coding sequence ATGTGGTCCCGCGGACGACGCAGCCACACGCGTCGCCGCAGCTTCGCGCTGCTGCTGGCCCTCCTCCTGCTGACGGCCGCGTGCACCGGCGACGACACCCCTGATCCGCAGCCACCGGCGTCGCCGACGGCTGCGCCGGAGGATCTGCCGACCGGTGGCGGGACGCTGCGCATCGGCCTCGCCAACGATCCGCGGAGCATCGACCCACGCTTCGTCGCCGACGAGGAGGGCGAGCTGATCGTCGGTGCCCTGTTCGAGCCGCTGGTCCGCATCGACGCCCGGGGCCGAGCGGTGCCGGGCGCCGCGCGTGCCTGGTCGGTGTCCGACGACGGGACCGAGATCACCTTCACCCTCCGCGAGGCGACCTTCCACGACGGCCAGCCGGTCACCGCGACCGACGTGAAGCGCACCTTCGACCGCATCGCCGACGGGACGGCGGATCCGCCCTCCTTCCTGGCCTACCTGCTGAGCCCCATCGTCGGGGCGGACGCCGCGGCGGAGGGCGGCGGCGACCTCGAAGGCGTCGAGGTCGTGGACGAGACGACGGTCGTGATCCGGCTGGTCGAACCCCAACCGCGGTACCTGCTCACGCTCGCCGATCCGTCCCTGGTTCCGACGCCGGAGGCAGCGGACGAGGACCCCGAGGGCTTCGGCGAGGCACCGATCGGCAACGGGCCGTACTCGCTGGTCGGCCCGCGTGAGCCGGGCGGCTTCGTGCGCCTCGCACGGGTCGAGGGCCACCACCGCGAGCCGGAGCTCGACGAGGTGGTACTGCAGATCTACCCCGACGATCCCGCCCGGAACCGCCAGTGGGCCGACCTGGAGGCTGGTCTCCTGCACGTCGCCGACGTCGGCCCAGCACACCTCGAGGAGGCGGCGGCGACCTACGGGATCTCGGAGGACGGGTCGAGCGGACCGGGCCTGCTCGACGGAGCGACCAGCACGGTCACGATGCTCGGCTTCGACCTGACCGTGCCACCGTTCGACGACCCGGTGGTGCGTCGCGCCCTGTCGCAGTCGATCGACCGGGACGCCCTGGTGGAGGAGGTGTTCGGTGGCACCCGTCGGTCCGCGGATCGGCTCGTGCCCGAGGGCATCCCGGGCAGCCAGAGCGGCGCGTGCGACCACTGCCGCTACGACCCGGAGGGCGCCGCAGCGTTGCTCGAGGACGCCGAGATCGAGCTTCCCGAGGAGATCGAGTTCACCTTCAACCGTGGCGCGACCAACGCGGCCGTCGCCGAACGCATCGCCGCCGACGTCAGTGACGCGCTCGGCGTGGAGGTGGTCCTCGTCCCGTTGGAGCTCAGGGAGTACGTCCCGGCGGTCCGACGTGGCGAGGCACCGTGGTTCCGCCTCGGCTGGGAAGCCAACGCGCCGGACCCGGGGGCCTACCTCGATCCGTTGTTCCACTCCCGCAACGTCGGGCTCGACAACCTGACGCGGTACGCGGACGAGGAGACCGACGAGCTGCTGGACGCCGGGCGTCGCGCCACCAGCGAACCGGAGGCGGTCGAGGCCTACGCAGCGGCGGAACGCCGGATCCTCGACGCGGTCGCGGTGGCGCCGCTGGTGGTCAACGAGCACGCCCGCGTCGTCACCGAGGACATCGAGGGTCTCGTGTGGCTGCCGTCCGGGCGCGTGGACCTGGCGGTCGTCCGGTTCGTCCAGGACTGA
- the secG gene encoding preprotein translocase subunit SecG, producing the protein MDTLTVIMIVLHLILAAFLILFVLLHRGQGGGLSDMFGGGSGGGLQGSAVVERNLDRLTVLSALAFTATNITLVAIY; encoded by the coding sequence GTGGACACCCTGACCGTCATCATGATCGTGCTGCACCTCATCCTCGCGGCGTTCCTGATCCTGTTCGTGCTGCTGCACCGCGGGCAGGGTGGCGGTCTGTCGGACATGTTCGGCGGCGGGTCGGGCGGCGGTCTGCAGGGGTCGGCGGTCGTCGAGCGCAACCTGGACCGGTTGACGGTCCTCAGCGCCCTGGCCTTCACGGCCACCAACATCACGCTCGTGGCCATCTACTGA